In Halorientalis sp. LT38, a genomic segment contains:
- a CDS encoding winged helix-turn-helix transcriptional regulator: protein MSTDETPDGEEPEPGRETADEDEDEEGVRERLEAETDRAVERFDDGVVDLLSWVLDTETRARIFVYLRQHPHSTSDEVAEGTGLYPSTVREALAELHEEERVSRRKRENGGAGNNPYEYTAIAPSELVTSIAGEVQAELNTVFNLDDHLGDEEAEPTDDADEPVTITVEESEE, encoded by the coding sequence ATGTCGACAGACGAGACACCGGACGGGGAGGAGCCGGAACCGGGGCGGGAAACGGCCGACGAGGACGAGGACGAGGAGGGCGTCCGGGAGCGGCTGGAGGCCGAGACCGACCGGGCGGTCGAGCGCTTCGACGATGGCGTCGTGGACCTGCTGTCGTGGGTGCTCGACACGGAGACGCGAGCACGCATCTTCGTCTACCTCCGCCAACACCCCCACAGCACGAGCGACGAGGTGGCGGAGGGGACGGGGCTGTACCCCAGTACGGTGCGTGAGGCGCTCGCGGAACTCCACGAGGAAGAACGAGTTAGCAGGCGCAAACGCGAGAACGGCGGTGCCGGAAACAACCCCTACGAGTACACGGCCATCGCTCCGAGCGAGCTGGTCACGAGCATCGCGGGCGAGGTCCAGGCCGAGCTGAACACGGTGTTCAACCTGGACGATCACCTCGGCGACGAGGAGGCAGAACCGACGGACGACGCCGACGAACCGGTGACGATCACGGTCGAGGAGTCCGAGGAGTGA
- a CDS encoding glutamate--cysteine ligase, with product MDRRGSAETFTRMGTLGIEEEFFVVDDRNRPTSGTDELVYESDPPEILEGRLGHELFKCVIETQTPTIGADNLDEAGEQLDAVRDALVEHAESHGYGIAAAGLHPAAKWRELEHAEKPRYRSQLDRIQYPQHRNTTAGLHVHVGVDDADKAIWIANELRWHLSILLALSANSPYWCGFDTGLHAARAKIFEALPNTGIPTAFDSYAAFDEFERTMIETGSIEDRGELWYDVRPHSGLGTVEVRTPDGQADREKVMAFVEYVHALVTDFAARYEDGETGQKHRREPLDENKWRAIRHGHDAELLSRDLSEAVDLGELVDRECQRLGIDGIADVYDGESGAERQRRLRDEGGMDALCAALRL from the coding sequence ATGGACCGGAGGGGCTCCGCCGAGACGTTCACCCGGATGGGCACGCTGGGCATCGAGGAGGAGTTTTTCGTCGTCGACGACCGGAACCGACCGACCTCCGGCACCGACGAACTCGTCTACGAGTCCGACCCGCCCGAAATCCTCGAGGGCCGCCTCGGTCACGAACTGTTCAAGTGCGTCATCGAGACGCAGACGCCGACCATCGGCGCCGACAACCTCGACGAGGCCGGCGAACAACTGGACGCGGTCCGCGACGCGCTCGTCGAGCACGCCGAGAGCCACGGCTACGGCATCGCCGCGGCAGGGCTGCACCCGGCCGCGAAGTGGCGGGAGCTGGAACACGCCGAGAAGCCCCGGTACAGATCGCAACTCGACCGGATCCAGTACCCCCAACACCGGAACACGACCGCGGGCTTGCACGTCCACGTCGGGGTCGACGACGCGGACAAGGCGATCTGGATCGCCAACGAGCTCCGCTGGCACCTGTCGATCCTGCTGGCATTGTCGGCCAACTCGCCGTACTGGTGTGGGTTCGACACCGGGCTCCACGCCGCGCGGGCGAAGATCTTCGAGGCGCTCCCGAACACGGGTATCCCCACCGCGTTCGACTCTTACGCCGCGTTCGACGAGTTCGAGCGGACGATGATCGAGACGGGATCGATCGAAGACCGGGGCGAACTGTGGTACGACGTGCGACCGCACTCCGGGCTCGGGACCGTGGAAGTGCGGACGCCGGACGGGCAGGCCGACCGCGAGAAAGTGATGGCCTTCGTCGAGTACGTCCACGCGCTGGTCACGGACTTCGCGGCGCGCTACGAGGACGGCGAGACCGGCCAGAAGCACCGACGGGAACCCCTGGACGAGAACAAGTGGCGCGCGATCCGTCACGGCCACGACGCCGAGCTGCTCTCCCGTGACCTCTCGGAAGCGGTCGACCTCGGCGAACTGGTCGACCGGGAGTGTCAGCGTCTCGGCATCGACGGCATCGCCGACGTGTACGACGGGGAGAGCGGGGCCGAGAGACAGCGCCGACTCCGCGACGAGGGCGGCATGGACGCGCTCTGTGCGGCACTGCGCCTCTAG
- a CDS encoding fibrillarin-like rRNA/tRNA 2'-O-methyltransferase, with the protein MSDLPEGVERRPFDGEEALATQGPPAYGEPTDDEGWRRWDARRSKLGAMLETGMDTGLAGGETVLYLGAAAGTTVSHVADFAGPTYAVEFAARPARDLLEVAEDRERLFPLLKDARKPETYAHVVEPVDVIVQDVATRGQAEVALANREFLREDGRLLLSIKARSEDVTAEPETVFDDAVETLAEGFEVLERDRLEPYHADHLAVVARPRK; encoded by the coding sequence ATGAGTGACCTGCCCGAGGGCGTCGAGCGCAGACCCTTCGACGGCGAGGAGGCGCTAGCGACGCAGGGGCCGCCGGCCTACGGCGAGCCGACGGACGACGAGGGCTGGCGGCGCTGGGACGCCCGGCGCTCGAAACTCGGCGCGATGCTGGAGACGGGGATGGACACCGGACTGGCCGGTGGCGAGACGGTCCTCTACCTCGGCGCAGCCGCGGGGACGACTGTCAGCCACGTCGCGGACTTCGCCGGACCGACCTATGCCGTCGAGTTCGCGGCCCGGCCCGCGCGGGACCTCCTCGAGGTGGCCGAGGACAGAGAGCGCTTGTTCCCGCTCCTGAAGGACGCCAGGAAGCCCGAGACCTACGCGCACGTCGTCGAACCGGTGGACGTTATCGTGCAGGACGTGGCGACCCGTGGCCAGGCCGAGGTGGCACTGGCGAACCGGGAGTTCCTCCGCGAGGACGGTCGGCTGCTGCTTTCGATCAAGGCCCGGAGCGAGGACGTGACGGCCGAACCGGAGACGGTGTTCGACGACGCCGTCGAGACGCTGGCCGAGGGGTTCGAGGTCCTCGAACGGGACCGGCTGGAGCCGTACCACGCCGATCACCTGGCCGTCGTCGCGCGCCCACGGAAGTGA